One segment of Sphaerodactylus townsendi isolate TG3544 linkage group LG17, MPM_Stown_v2.3, whole genome shotgun sequence DNA contains the following:
- the WDR72 gene encoding WD repeat-containing protein 72 has product MQNSPPHRILTGHSQSVTSLLYLPLWSARFDPSWLVSGSRDSCVIWWDMFTGEILHQFSLQAGPVTNLLLSSENYRFNGQRIVCCLCSDHSVALLHLQERACILHARKHLSPVRMLGWRLLENLLVVGCEDDSVSIWDIETGILERHETGEAARAVLAGCEDSPLPTADLLLPILEGNTHKQKDAGGSHPSSSCRMGAVPHSSDSHQEKPSPQLSSACHALWPFTILPVKTKWENRNFHILLFDLEILRELLCPSDLQGLKSPNSRSLHSCDAALERAKSTAEKGALLLRRNKTTGALAPLSGPAEEHGFGDGPAAESLEQGGGGLRWQKKAKSSKKTRRHQPPGKASLHVATEAAKLLLACLLPWGADRETDSLSVQHLGLSRLLLPVSFGLVSQESHLSLTLPGWSRTHCPLRNQPGQSVQGLPSRVLDLRNKYLSAAQEPPGKTHGCRKDPEGPPTLLSLLNRICLVKKILSMPLEKSSLQKAESVRAKWRASQSGGTSSAHEEPFDGPFGFPVHDAENISLVKLIFCWRDQSIEVVEAMQAVLLAEVQRSTRSLQSALANGRGLGPAALARASQEDPKGLLPGLAKSHLLLAADSVVKCDSSLSREISPGGEDISEEQKTLEEADNQDEKKPHHWMSKVCSCKVC; this is encoded by the exons ACTCGCCGCCTCACAGGATCCTCACCGGCCACAGCCAGAGCGTCACTTCTTTGCTGTACCTGCCACTCTGGTCGGCCCGCTTTGACCCGAGCTGGCTGGTGTCAGGGAGCCGGGATTCTTGTGTGATCTGGTGGGACATGTTTACCGGAGAGATTTTACATCAGTTTTCTCTGCAGGCTGGACCTGTCACGAACCTGCTGCTGTCTTCAGAAAACTACAGA TTCAACGGCCAGAGGATCGTGTGCTGCCTGTGCAGTGACCACTCGGTGGCGCTGCTGCACTTGCAAGAGCGGGCCTGCATCTTGCACGCCCGGAAGCATCTGTCCCCCGTGAGGATGCTCGGATGGCGCCTGCTGGAAAACCTGCTGGTTGTGGGATGTGAAGATGATTCTGTTTCCATTTGGGACATCGAGACAG GAATCCTCGAACGGCATGAAACTGGGGAGGCGGCCAGAGCGGTCCTTGCTGGCTGCGAAGACTCCCCTCTTCCCACGGCTGATTTGCTGCTCCCCATCCTCGAGGGCAACACACACAAGCAGAAGGATGCCGGCGGCTCCCACCCCTCCAGCTCCTGCCGGATGGGGGCAGTTCCCCATAGCAGCGACTCTCACCAAGAAAAGCCTTCCCCCCAG CTCTCGTCAGCCTGCCATGCCCTGTGGCCTTTCACCATCTTGCCCGTTAAGACCAAATGGGAGAATAGAAACTTCCACATTCTTCTGTTCGATCTGGAAATCCTGAGGGAACTGCTCTGCccgtccgacctccaggggctGAAGTCCCCCAACTCCCGCTCGCTCCACAGCTGCGACGCGGCTCTTGAGAGGGCCAAAAGCACAGCTGAGAAAGGGGCTCTGCTGCTGAGAAGAAACAAGACCACGGGTGCCCTCGCCCCCCTCAGTGGCCCTGCGGAGGAGCATGGCTTTGGGGACGGCCCTGCTGCTGAAAGTCTGGAACAAGGCGGAGGAGGCCTCAGGTGGCAGAAGAAGGCCAAGAGTTCCAAAAAGACGAGGAGGCATCAGCCCCCGGGGAAGGCCAGCCTGCATGTTGCCACAGAGGCAGCCAAGCTCCTCTTAGCGTGCCTCTTGCCTTGGGGGGCAGACAGAGAGACCGACAGCCTCTCTGTCCAGCATTTAGGCCTCTCGAGGCTCCTCTTGCCAGTCTCCTTTGGGCTGGTATCCCAGGAGAGCCACCTCTCTCTGACGTTGCCAGGATGGAGCCGCACTCACTGCCCTCTGCGGAACCAGCCCGGCCAGTCCGTTCAGGGGCTTcccagcagagtgctggatttgCGGAACAAGTACCTGAGTGCAGCCCAGGAGCCCCCAGGAAAGACCCACGGATGTAGAAAGGACCCAGAGGGACCCCCGACTCTACTCTCCCTGCTGAACAGAATATGCTTAGTGAAGAAGATCCTCAGCATGCCTCTAGAGAAGAGCAG CCTGCAGAAAGCAGAGTCCGTCCGCGCCAAATGGAGAGCCAGCCAGTCTGGTGGGACCAGCAGTGCTCACGAGGAGCCCTTTGACG GCCCCTTCGGATTTCCCGTTCATGATGCTGAGAATATTTCACTTGTAAAGCTGATTTTTTGTTGGAGAGACCAGTCCATTGAG GTTGTGGAGGCCATGCAAGCTGTACTGTTGGCTGAAGTTCAGCGGAGCACGAGGAGCCTCCAGAGCGCACTGGCCAATGGCCGTGGGCTGGGGCCAGCCGCTCTAGCAAGGGCTAGCCAGGAGGACCCCAAAGGCCTGCTGCCGGGGCTGGCCAAGAGCCACCTGTTGCTGG CTGCAGACTCCGTGGTCAAGTGTGACAGCTCTTTGTCCCGTGAAATATCACCAGGAGGAGAGGACATTTCTGAAGAGCAGAAGACCTTGGAAGAGGCAGATAACCAAG acgAGAAGAAGCCACATCATTGGATGTCCAAGGTGTGTTCCTGTAAAGTGTGTTAG